Proteins encoded by one window of Pseudomonas coleopterorum:
- a CDS encoding exodeoxyribonuclease VII small subunit yields the protein MARKKASLDFEQSLADLQTLVERLENGELSLEDSLSAFENGIRLTRDCQSALAQAEQKVQVLLEKDGELTEEPFDTEQPE from the coding sequence ATGGCCCGCAAAAAAGCCTCCCTGGATTTCGAACAATCCCTTGCCGACCTGCAGACGCTGGTCGAACGCCTGGAGAACGGCGAGCTTTCGCTGGAAGACTCGCTCAGCGCTTTCGAGAACGGCATCCGCCTCACCCGCGACTGTCAGAGCGCGCTCGCCCAGGCCGAACAGAAAGTCCAGGTCCTGCTGGAAAAGGACGGCGAGCTCACCGAAGAACCTTTCGACACGGAACAGCCTGAATGA
- the thiL gene encoding thiamine-phosphate kinase, with amino-acid sequence MGEFELIRYYFAAASCARAGEGVALGIGDDCALLALPPGEQMAVSTDTLVAGVHFPDGADPFLLGQRALAVAASDLAAMGASPLGFTLALTLPSVSAQWLEEFASGLDAMAERCALRLVGGDTTRGPLSLTLTVFGSIPQGQALTRSGARPGDLLCVGGRLGNAAGALPLVLDQCRAEPEVAGPLLAHYWSPLPQFALGRALRGRASAALDISDGLLADCGHIARASKVALRVERERLPVSNALQALLGLEGAWSAALSGGDDYVLAFTLPPEEEATLRAQGEVFFVIGQASVGEGVTLVDHHGQDITPTIRGYQHFAETP; translated from the coding sequence ATGGGCGAGTTCGAGCTGATCCGATACTATTTCGCCGCGGCGTCCTGTGCGCGGGCCGGCGAGGGTGTCGCCCTTGGCATCGGCGACGACTGCGCCTTGCTGGCACTGCCGCCGGGTGAACAGATGGCGGTTTCTACCGACACCTTGGTGGCGGGCGTGCATTTTCCCGACGGTGCCGATCCATTCCTGCTGGGCCAGCGCGCCCTGGCCGTTGCGGCCAGCGACCTGGCCGCCATGGGCGCCAGCCCCCTGGGCTTTACCCTGGCCCTGACCTTGCCCAGCGTTTCGGCGCAATGGCTGGAAGAGTTCGCCAGCGGCCTGGATGCCATGGCCGAACGCTGCGCCCTGCGCCTGGTCGGCGGCGACACGACCCGTGGCCCGCTGAGTTTGACCCTGACGGTCTTCGGCAGCATTCCCCAAGGCCAGGCCCTGACCCGCAGCGGCGCCCGACCTGGGGACCTGCTCTGCGTGGGGGGCAGGTTGGGCAACGCCGCAGGCGCCCTGCCACTGGTGCTGGACCAGTGTCGCGCCGAGCCGGAGGTGGCCGGTCCTCTGCTGGCCCACTACTGGTCACCGCTACCGCAATTCGCCCTAGGCCGGGCGTTGCGCGGCAGGGCCAGCGCGGCGCTGGACATCTCCGATGGCCTGCTGGCCGACTGTGGCCACATCGCCAGGGCGTCGAAAGTCGCCCTGCGGGTGGAACGCGAGCGGCTGCCGGTGTCCAATGCCCTGCAGGCGCTGCTCGGACTGGAAGGGGCCTGGTCGGCAGCCCTGAGTGGCGGTGACGACTATGTACTGGCGTTCACCCTGCCTCCTGAAGAAGAAGCCACCCTGCGCGCGCAGGGCGAGGTGTTTTTCGTCATCGGCCAAGCGAGTGTTGGCGAAGGCGTCACGCTGGTCGATCATCACGGCCAGGACATCACCCCGACCATCCGGGGCTACCAACATTTTGCGGAGACACCGTGA
- the dxs gene encoding 1-deoxy-D-xylulose-5-phosphate synthase — translation MPTTFQEIPRERPATPLLDRADTPAGLRRLGEAELETLADELRQELLYTVGQTGGHFGAGLGVIELTIALHYVFDTPDDRLVWDVGHQAYPHKILTGRRERMASLRQKDGIAAFPRRSESEYDTFGVGHSSTSISAALGMAIGARLQNSGRKAIAVIGDGALTAGMAFEALNHAPEVNADMLVILNDNDMSISRNVGGLSNYLAKILSSRTYTSMREGSKKVLSRLPGAWEIARRTEEYAKGMLVPGTLFEELGWNYIGPIDGHDLPTLVATLRNMRDLKGPQFLHVVTKKGKGFAPAEVDPIGYHAITKLDPLDAPVAAPAKASGPKYSGVFGQWLCDMAEADPRLVGITPAMKEGSDLVAFSERFPERYFDVAIAEQHAVTLAAGMACEGTKPVVAIYSTFLQRGYDQLIHDVAVQNLDVLFAIDRAGLVGEDGPTHAGSYDLSYLRCIPGMLVMTPSDENELRLMLSTGHHYPGPAAVRYPRGNGPGAAIQQGLDSIEIGKGVVRRQGRGIAILVFGVQLADALKVAQKLDATVADMRFVKPLDEQLVRELAESHDLLVTLEENAIMGGAGSAVSEFLAREGVLKPVLHLGLPDTYVEHAKPAQMLAECGLDAAGIEAAITLRQRLLQR, via the coding sequence ATGCCCACGACGTTTCAAGAGATCCCCCGCGAACGCCCGGCGACGCCTCTGCTCGACCGTGCTGACACTCCTGCCGGCCTGCGCCGTCTGGGCGAAGCCGAGCTCGAAACACTGGCCGACGAACTGCGCCAGGAGCTGCTATACACGGTCGGCCAGACCGGCGGGCATTTCGGTGCCGGCCTGGGCGTCATCGAGCTGACCATCGCCCTGCACTACGTCTTCGACACGCCCGACGATCGTCTGGTCTGGGACGTCGGCCACCAGGCCTACCCGCACAAGATCCTCACCGGTCGCCGCGAACGCATGGCCAGCCTGCGCCAGAAGGACGGCATCGCCGCCTTCCCGCGACGCAGTGAAAGCGAATACGACACCTTCGGCGTCGGGCACTCCAGCACGTCCATCAGCGCCGCGCTGGGCATGGCCATCGGCGCACGCCTGCAGAACAGCGGGCGCAAGGCCATTGCCGTGATCGGCGATGGCGCCCTGACCGCAGGCATGGCTTTCGAAGCGCTCAATCATGCGCCGGAAGTCAACGCCGACATGCTGGTGATCCTCAACGACAACGACATGTCGATTTCGCGCAATGTCGGCGGCCTGTCCAACTACCTGGCCAAGATTCTATCCAGCCGCACCTACACCAGCATGCGCGAGGGCAGCAAGAAGGTCCTGTCGCGCCTGCCCGGCGCCTGGGAAATCGCCCGCCGCACCGAGGAATACGCCAAGGGCATGCTGGTTCCCGGCACCCTGTTCGAAGAACTGGGCTGGAACTACATCGGTCCGATCGACGGCCATGACCTGCCGACCCTCGTCGCCACCCTGCGCAACATGCGCGACCTCAAGGGTCCGCAGTTCCTGCACGTGGTCACCAAGAAGGGCAAGGGGTTCGCCCCGGCCGAGGTCGACCCGATCGGCTACCACGCCATCACCAAGCTCGACCCGCTCGACGCGCCGGTCGCCGCTCCCGCCAAGGCCAGCGGGCCGAAGTACTCGGGCGTATTCGGGCAATGGCTGTGCGACATGGCGGAAGCCGATCCTCGCCTGGTCGGCATCACCCCGGCCATGAAGGAAGGTTCGGACCTGGTGGCGTTCAGCGAGCGCTTCCCCGAACGGTATTTCGACGTGGCCATCGCCGAGCAGCATGCGGTGACCCTGGCCGCTGGCATGGCCTGTGAAGGCACCAAGCCGGTGGTCGCGATCTATTCCACGTTCCTGCAACGCGGTTACGATCAACTGATCCACGACGTGGCGGTGCAGAACCTCGACGTCCTGTTCGCCATCGACCGCGCCGGCCTGGTGGGCGAAGACGGCCCGACCCACGCCGGCAGCTACGACCTGTCGTACCTGCGCTGCATCCCCGGCATGCTGGTGATGACGCCCAGCGATGAAAACGAGCTTCGCCTGATGCTCAGCACCGGTCACCACTACCCAGGGCCGGCAGCCGTGCGCTACCCACGCGGCAACGGTCCGGGCGCGGCGATTCAGCAGGGCCTGGACAGCATCGAGATCGGCAAGGGCGTGGTCCGTCGGCAAGGTCGTGGCATCGCCATTCTGGTGTTCGGCGTGCAACTGGCCGATGCACTGAAGGTGGCGCAGAAGCTGGATGCCACCGTCGCCGACATGCGCTTCGTCAAACCGCTGGACGAGCAACTGGTGCGCGAACTGGCCGAGAGTCACGATCTGCTGGTCACGCTGGAAGAGAACGCCATCATGGGCGGTGCCGGTTCGGCGGTCAGCGAGTTCCTGGCTCGCGAAGGCGTGCTCAAGCCTGTATTGCACCTGGGCTTGCCGGACACCTATGTGGAACACGCCAAGCCGGCGCAGATGCTGGCCGAGTGCGGCCTGGATGCCGCCGGCATCGAAGCCGCCATCACCCTGCGTCAGCGTCTGTTGCAGCGCTGA
- a CDS encoding NAD(P)-dependent alcohol dehydrogenase, which translates to MNRRTVNAWVAVQCRSELTRFSYLSPPLKPMDVEIRVTHCGLCSSDLHLIDGHWGDASVYPQVCGHEVTGHVSAVGENVAGLHLGQRVGVGWYRSACLACEFCLRGEEQHCAGLVATCTHGEHGGLADYLYCDSRFVFPIPDELSSEQAAPLLCAGVTVHTALKRATWPGMAVGIVGIGGLGHLAIQFAAKRGCRVTALSSSPHKERDALTLGAHRFVDLSKPFACNQVRNALDYILVTSSVACDWSAIVDMLRPFGTLCFAGMPPPVTFDIAAMMYKTLSITTANVGGRQDIVDTLDFAATRQVRPWVQSWPLGDVNHAIRQLRKGRVHYRAVMHVGDVQSQTL; encoded by the coding sequence ATGAATCGGCGTACGGTCAACGCCTGGGTAGCGGTGCAATGTCGAAGCGAACTGACCCGCTTCAGCTACCTGAGCCCGCCCCTGAAGCCCATGGATGTGGAAATCCGAGTCACGCATTGCGGATTGTGCAGCAGCGATCTGCACCTGATCGATGGCCACTGGGGCGATGCCAGCGTGTACCCACAGGTGTGCGGGCATGAAGTGACTGGCCACGTCAGTGCTGTGGGCGAAAACGTCGCGGGTCTGCACCTGGGACAACGGGTGGGCGTCGGCTGGTACCGCAGTGCCTGCCTGGCCTGTGAATTCTGCCTGCGCGGCGAAGAGCAGCACTGTGCCGGCCTGGTCGCCACCTGCACCCATGGTGAACACGGCGGACTGGCCGACTACCTGTACTGCGACAGCCGCTTCGTCTTCCCCATCCCCGACGAACTGAGCAGCGAGCAGGCTGCGCCTCTACTGTGCGCCGGTGTTACCGTGCATACGGCGCTCAAGCGTGCGACCTGGCCCGGCATGGCGGTGGGCATCGTGGGAATCGGTGGCCTGGGTCATTTGGCCATCCAGTTCGCAGCCAAGCGTGGCTGTCGCGTCACGGCGCTGTCGAGCAGCCCGCACAAGGAACGCGATGCGCTGACCCTGGGCGCCCATCGGTTCGTCGACCTGAGCAAACCCTTCGCGTGCAATCAAGTGCGCAATGCCTTGGACTACATCCTGGTGACCAGCTCTGTCGCCTGCGATTGGTCGGCCATCGTCGATATGCTGCGTCCTTTTGGAACGCTCTGCTTCGCGGGCATGCCGCCACCGGTGACCTTCGATATCGCAGCCATGATGTACAAGACCTTGAGCATCACCACGGCCAACGTCGGCGGACGCCAGGATATCGTGGACACCTTGGACTTCGCGGCAACGCGCCAAGTGCGGCCTTGGGTGCAGTCATGGCCCCTTGGGGACGTCAACCATGCGATACGGCAACTGCGAAAAGGACGGGTGCACTACCGCGCCGTGATGCACGTCGGCGACGTGCAGAGCCAGACCTTGTAG
- the ribA gene encoding GTP cyclohydrolase II, which translates to MPVVFVAASQLPTPFALFTMHGFLDEATGREHVVLSLGDVADGAPVLGRLHSECLTGDALFSQRCDCGSQLEAALQAIAREGRGVLLYLRQEGRGIGLLNKIRAYELQDGGADTVEANERLGFAADQRDYGMCEPMLEHLGVKALRLMTNNPRKVKALTDMGINVAERVPLHTGHNPHNKYYLATKAGKLGHMMGNEHQGEVVGTIRKGSEGL; encoded by the coding sequence GTGCCCGTCGTTTTTGTCGCTGCTTCTCAGCTTCCCACGCCTTTCGCTTTGTTCACCATGCATGGTTTTCTCGATGAGGCCACAGGCCGTGAGCATGTCGTGCTCAGCCTGGGCGATGTGGCTGACGGTGCGCCCGTGTTGGGGCGCCTGCATTCGGAATGTCTGACAGGGGATGCGCTGTTCAGCCAGCGCTGTGACTGCGGATCGCAGCTCGAGGCCGCGTTGCAGGCCATTGCCCGGGAAGGCCGTGGCGTATTGCTGTACCTGCGGCAGGAAGGTCGGGGTATTGGCTTGCTGAACAAGATCCGTGCCTATGAGCTGCAGGACGGCGGTGCCGATACGGTCGAGGCCAACGAGCGCCTGGGCTTCGCTGCCGATCAACGCGACTACGGCATGTGCGAACCGATGCTCGAACACCTGGGGGTCAAAGCCTTGCGCCTGATGACCAACAACCCGCGCAAGGTCAAGGCATTGACCGACATGGGCATCAACGTTGCCGAGCGGGTGCCACTGCACACCGGGCACAACCCGCACAACAAATACTACCTGGCGACCAAGGCCGGCAAGCTTGGCCACATGATGGGCAACGAGCATCAGGGCGAAGTCGTCGGCACGATTCGCAAGGGTAGCGAAGGGTTGTAG
- the nusB gene encoding transcription antitermination factor NusB — protein sequence MINDESDRFNPRDPKPADSGKPSRSAKRREARQLATQALYQWHMAKHSLNEIEAQFRVDNDFSDIDGAYFREILHGVPASRDEIDSALAPCLDITIEELDPVELAVLRLSTWELLKRVDVPYRVVINEGIELAKVFGSTDGHKFVNGVLDKLAPSLRGPEVAAHKR from the coding sequence GTGATCAACGACGAAAGCGATCGCTTCAATCCGCGCGATCCCAAGCCTGCAGACTCCGGCAAGCCTTCGCGCAGCGCCAAGCGTCGCGAAGCCCGCCAGTTGGCGACCCAGGCCCTGTACCAGTGGCACATGGCCAAGCACTCGTTGAACGAGATCGAAGCGCAGTTTCGCGTCGACAACGACTTCAGCGACATAGATGGCGCCTACTTCCGCGAAATCCTGCACGGTGTGCCGGCCAGCCGCGATGAAATCGACAGCGCGCTGGCGCCCTGCCTGGACATCACCATCGAGGAGCTCGATCCGGTCGAGTTGGCCGTGCTGCGCCTGTCCACCTGGGAGCTGCTCAAGCGTGTCGACGTGCCGTACCGCGTGGTCATCAACGAAGGCATTGAGCTGGCCAAGGTGTTCGGTTCCACCGACGGCCACAAGTTCGTCAACGGTGTACTCGACAAGCTGGCGCCGAGCCTGCGTGGCCCGGAAGTAGCAGCGCACAAGCGCTGA
- a CDS encoding substrate-binding periplasmic protein: MGRWRWLLGAAVLMCGAAIAGVLPQPARIDLVSEAWEDYTDADGKGLAWDVLREVFQPAGVTVVIHTAPYIRSVGLVQQGQADAWVGSYQNETQALYPRWHYDTDHIYALSLVDKPQVDFTSLGGYRLAWVRGYQFQKYLPNVKIYNEVQRRNGILPMLEHDRADYYVDALTEIEVILREAVDPARFKRVHVAELPLYLGFNDSARGRALLAIYDQRMEQLVQGGQLRGIYQRWGQPYPFDAPQPAP; this comes from the coding sequence ATGGGTCGGTGGCGATGGTTGCTGGGAGCGGCGGTGCTGATGTGCGGGGCGGCGATTGCAGGGGTATTGCCGCAGCCGGCCCGCATCGATCTGGTCAGTGAGGCATGGGAAGACTACACCGACGCCGATGGCAAGGGCCTGGCCTGGGACGTGTTGCGAGAAGTGTTCCAGCCGGCGGGTGTCACCGTGGTCATCCACACCGCGCCTTACATTCGCTCGGTGGGCCTGGTGCAGCAGGGCCAGGCCGATGCCTGGGTCGGTTCGTACCAGAACGAGACGCAGGCCCTGTACCCACGTTGGCATTACGACACCGATCACATCTACGCCCTGAGCCTGGTCGACAAGCCCCAAGTCGATTTCACCAGTCTGGGCGGCTATCGCCTGGCCTGGGTACGGGGCTATCAGTTTCAGAAGTACCTGCCGAACGTGAAAATCTACAACGAGGTTCAGCGTCGCAACGGCATCCTGCCCATGCTCGAACACGACCGTGCCGACTATTACGTCGATGCCCTGACCGAAATCGAGGTGATCCTGCGCGAGGCGGTCGATCCCGCCCGTTTCAAGCGTGTACACGTGGCCGAGCTGCCGTTGTACCTGGGCTTCAACGACAGCGCGCGTGGGCGGGCGTTGCTGGCCATCTATGATCAGCGCATGGAGCAGTTGGTCCAGGGCGGACAGTTGCGCGGGATCTACCAGCGCTGGGGCCAACCTTATCCATTCGATGCCCCCCAGCCAGCGCCTTGA
- the ribBA gene encoding bifunctional 3,4-dihydroxy-2-butanone-4-phosphate synthase/GTP cyclohydrolase II, translating to MALNTIEELVEDIRQGKMVILMDDEDRENEGDLIMAAECCKAEHINFMARHARGLICMPMTRERCETLKLPLMAPRNGSGFGTKFTVSIEAATGVTTGISAADRARTVQAAAAREARAEDIVSPGHIFPLMAQAGGTLARAGHTEAACDLARMAGFEPAGVICEVMNDDGTMSRRAELEVFAAEHDIKIGTIADLIHYRMIHERTVQRIAEQPLDSELGQFNLVTYRDSVEGDVHMALTLGTVLADQPTLVRVHNMDPLRDLLMVKQPGRWSLRAAMSAVAEAGSGVVLLLGHQQDGDVLLAHLRESAGQATAKTPTTYSIVGAGSQILRDLGVRKMRLLSSPMKFNAISGFDLEVVEYVPSE from the coding sequence GTGGCGCTCAACACGATCGAGGAACTGGTGGAAGACATCCGCCAGGGCAAGATGGTCATCCTGATGGATGACGAAGACCGCGAAAACGAAGGCGACCTGATCATGGCCGCCGAATGCTGCAAGGCCGAGCACATCAACTTCATGGCCCGCCATGCGCGCGGCCTGATCTGCATGCCAATGACCCGCGAGCGCTGCGAGACGCTCAAGCTGCCGCTGATGGCACCGCGCAATGGGTCGGGCTTTGGTACCAAGTTCACCGTGTCCATCGAAGCGGCCACCGGCGTCACCACGGGCATCTCTGCCGCCGACCGCGCACGCACGGTTCAGGCTGCGGCCGCTCGCGAGGCCCGCGCCGAAGACATCGTCAGCCCCGGGCACATCTTTCCGCTGATGGCGCAGGCGGGTGGCACCTTGGCTCGCGCCGGTCATACCGAAGCGGCCTGCGACCTGGCGCGCATGGCGGGCTTCGAGCCGGCCGGGGTGATCTGCGAGGTGATGAACGACGATGGCACCATGTCGCGTCGCGCCGAACTGGAAGTGTTCGCCGCCGAGCATGACATCAAGATCGGCACCATCGCCGATCTGATCCATTACCGAATGATCCATGAACGTACCGTTCAGCGGATTGCCGAGCAGCCGCTGGACAGTGAGCTGGGCCAGTTCAACCTGGTGACCTACCGCGATTCCGTGGAAGGCGACGTGCACATGGCGCTGACCCTGGGCACCGTGCTGGCGGACCAGCCGACCCTGGTGCGGGTGCACAACATGGACCCGTTGCGCGACCTGCTGATGGTCAAGCAGCCTGGCCGCTGGAGCCTGCGGGCCGCGATGAGCGCGGTGGCCGAGGCCGGCAGCGGCGTGGTGCTGCTGCTCGGTCATCAGCAGGACGGTGATGTGTTGTTGGCGCACCTGCGCGAAAGCGCCGGGCAGGCCACGGCAAAAACACCGACCACCTACAGCATCGTCGGCGCCGGTTCACAGATCCTGCGGGACCTGGGCGTGCGCAAGATGCGCCTGCTCAGTTCGCCGATGAAGTTCAATGCGATATCCGGATTCGATCTGGAAGTTGTAGAATACGTGCCCTCCGAATAA
- a CDS encoding riboflavin synthase: MFTGIIESIGSIRALTPKGGDVRVHVDTGKLDLGDVKLGDSIAINGVCLTAVELPGHGFVADVSRETLDCTAFHQLKNGSRVNLEKALTPTTRLGGHLVSGHVDGVGEVVSRQENARAVEFRIRAPKELAKYIAHKGSITVDGTSLTVNAVDGAEFELTIIPHTLSETIMDDYRPGRLVNLEVDLLARYLERLLLGDKASESSHGGISESFLAANGYLKS, translated from the coding sequence ATGTTCACCGGTATCATCGAATCCATCGGCAGCATCCGTGCGTTGACCCCCAAGGGCGGTGACGTGCGCGTCCACGTGGACACCGGCAAGCTCGACCTGGGTGACGTCAAACTGGGTGACAGCATCGCCATCAATGGCGTTTGCCTCACGGCCGTCGAACTGCCAGGCCATGGTTTCGTTGCCGACGTCAGCCGCGAAACCCTGGACTGCACCGCCTTCCACCAGCTCAAGAACGGCAGCCGGGTCAACCTGGAAAAGGCCCTGACCCCCACCACGCGTCTGGGTGGGCACTTGGTCAGCGGCCATGTCGACGGTGTCGGCGAAGTGGTTTCGCGGCAGGAAAATGCCCGTGCCGTGGAATTCCGCATCCGCGCGCCCAAGGAACTGGCCAAGTACATCGCCCACAAGGGTTCGATCACCGTCGATGGCACCAGCCTGACCGTGAACGCCGTGGACGGCGCCGAGTTCGAGTTGACGATCATTCCGCACACGCTGAGCGAAACCATCATGGACGACTACCGTCCCGGTCGCCTGGTCAACCTCGAGGTCGATCTGCTGGCGCGCTACCTGGAGCGACTGCTGCTGGGCGACAAGGCCAGCGAGTCGAGTCATGGCGGGATCAGCGAAAGCTTTCTGGCCGCCAACGGCTACCTGAAATCCTGA
- the ribH gene encoding 6,7-dimethyl-8-ribityllumazine synthase: MTLKTIEGTFIAPKGRYALVVGRFNSFVVESLVSGAIDALVRHGVSESDITIIRAPGAFEIPLVAQKVAQQSEYAAIIALGAVIRGGTPHFEYVAGECTKGLSQVSMEFGVPVAFGVLTVDTIEQAIERSGTKAGNKGAEAALSALEMVSLLAQLEAK; the protein is encoded by the coding sequence ATGACCCTGAAGACCATCGAAGGTACCTTCATCGCCCCCAAAGGTCGCTACGCCCTGGTGGTTGGCCGCTTCAACAGCTTCGTCGTCGAAAGCCTGGTGAGCGGTGCCATCGATGCCCTGGTTCGCCACGGCGTCAGCGAAAGCGACATCACCATCATTCGCGCCCCCGGTGCGTTCGAGATTCCGCTGGTCGCACAGAAAGTCGCCCAGCAAAGCGAATACGCCGCGATCATCGCCCTGGGTGCGGTCATTCGGGGCGGTACGCCGCACTTCGAATACGTCGCCGGTGAATGCACCAAGGGCCTGTCCCAGGTGTCGATGGAGTTCGGCGTGCCGGTCGCCTTCGGCGTACTGACCGTGGACACCATCGAGCAGGCCATCGAGCGTTCCGGCACCAAGGCCGGCAACAAGGGCGCTGAAGCCGCGCTTTCGGCTCTGGAAATGGTCAGCCTGCTGGCGCAGTTGGAGGCCAAGTGA
- the ispA gene encoding (2E,6E)-farnesyl diphosphate synthase: protein MIAAYQAVCQQRVDGALQGLFIPPSTELTRLYQAMRYSVMNGGKRVRPLLAYAACEALGGDASQANGAACAVELIHAYSLVHDDLPAMDDDDLRRGQPTTHKAFDEACAILAGDGLQSLAFTALLDPSLSPQSDVIRLSMVQVLAQAAGPAGMVGGQAIDLGSVGLQLDRHALEFMHRHKTGALIEASVRLGALASARAEPAQLQALQAYAQAVGLAFQVQDDILDVESDTATLGKRQGADIALNKPTYPALLGLEAAKAYALDLRDQALLALQPFDAAAEPLRELARYIVTRRN from the coding sequence ATGATCGCTGCCTACCAGGCTGTCTGCCAACAACGCGTGGATGGCGCGCTGCAAGGTCTGTTCATCCCTCCGTCGACCGAGCTGACTCGGCTGTACCAAGCCATGCGCTACAGCGTCATGAACGGTGGCAAGCGGGTCCGTCCGCTGCTGGCCTATGCCGCCTGCGAAGCCTTGGGTGGCGACGCAAGCCAGGCCAATGGCGCGGCCTGTGCGGTCGAACTGATCCACGCCTACTCGCTGGTGCACGACGACCTGCCGGCCATGGACGACGACGACCTGCGCCGTGGCCAACCGACCACTCACAAGGCGTTCGACGAAGCCTGCGCGATCCTTGCCGGCGATGGCCTGCAGAGCCTGGCTTTCACTGCCCTGCTCGACCCGAGCCTGAGCCCGCAAAGCGATGTTATCCGGCTGAGCATGGTCCAGGTACTGGCCCAGGCCGCAGGCCCGGCCGGCATGGTCGGCGGCCAGGCCATCGACCTCGGCTCGGTGGGTCTGCAGCTTGATCGGCACGCCCTGGAATTCATGCATCGGCACAAGACCGGCGCCTTGATCGAGGCCAGCGTACGCCTCGGCGCGCTGGCCAGCGCCCGCGCCGAGCCAGCGCAACTTCAAGCGCTGCAAGCCTACGCCCAGGCGGTAGGGCTGGCCTTTCAGGTGCAGGACGACATCCTCGACGTCGAAAGCGATACCGCCACCCTGGGCAAGCGCCAAGGTGCCGACATTGCCTTGAACAAACCGACCTACCCGGCCCTGCTCGGTCTGGAAGCCGCCAAGGCCTACGCCCTGGATCTGCGCGACCAGGCCTTGCTCGCGTTGCAGCCTTTCGATGCCGCAGCCGAGCCGCTGCGCGAGCTGGCACGCTACATTGTGACGCGACGCAACTGA
- a CDS encoding phosphatidylglycerophosphatase A family protein, producing MTDHPNQVPAEFVPPSVWRNPWHFLAFGFGSGTLPKAPGTWGSMVAVPFIPLWQMLPDWGYWLMLGVSMLFGIWLCGKVADDLRVHDHEGIVWDEMVGMWITLWLVPEGWVWLLVGFLVFRFFDILKPWPIRWIDRHVHGGVGIMFDDVLAGVFAWLAMQLLVWGWSFV from the coding sequence GTGACAGACCATCCCAACCAGGTTCCAGCGGAGTTCGTGCCCCCTTCGGTGTGGCGTAATCCATGGCATTTCCTGGCCTTCGGTTTCGGCTCCGGAACCTTGCCCAAGGCGCCGGGCACCTGGGGGTCGATGGTCGCCGTGCCGTTCATTCCGTTGTGGCAGATGCTCCCCGATTGGGGCTACTGGCTGATGCTGGGCGTGAGCATGCTGTTCGGCATCTGGCTGTGCGGCAAGGTCGCCGACGATTTGCGTGTGCACGACCATGAAGGCATCGTCTGGGACGAGATGGTGGGCATGTGGATCACCCTGTGGCTGGTGCCCGAAGGCTGGGTGTGGTTGCTGGTGGGGTTTCTGGTGTTCCGCTTTTTCGACATTCTCAAGCCGTGGCCGATTCGCTGGATAGACCGGCATGTGCATGGAGGTGTGGGTATCATGTTCGACGATGTGCTGGCCGGGGTATTCGCCTGGTTGGCCATGCAGTTGCTGGTGTGGGGTTGGAGTTTCGTGTGA